GCTCTTTTACACGTTGAAATGCATCTACATCATCAACGGTATGAATCGCATCAAAATAAGAAGTGTCCATATATGCTGGTAAGAACTCCATACCAATACCCTCTGTTTTGTGCGGGCCTGGTTCTGCACCATTTAGGATTGATCCTTCTGGTTCAACAATGACCGTCTTGATTTCTTGATTTTGCTCTTTCAAATAACGAGCCGTTCCCATGAACGTTCCACCAGTACCTGCACCTGCTAGGAAAATATCTACCTTACCGTCAAGCGCATCATAAATTTCTGGTGCCAGGGATTTATAATACGTGTTCGGATTTGCAGGATTTGCAAATTGAGCTGGGTAATACGCATTTTCAATCGTTTGCTCAAGTTCTTTCGCTTTCTCGATTGCTCCGCGCATTCCTTTGTCAGTATCAGTGTTGATCACTTCAGCACCAAGCGCACGCATTAACTCCTGCTTCTCTTCGCTGAACTTCTCAGGTACAACAAATATGACATGGACATCTTTATTAACAGCCGCAAGTGCAAGCCCAATCCCTGTGTTTCCTGCTGTTGGTTCAATCACAGTCCCACCAGGTTTTAGCTTTCCACTTGTAAAGGCTTCTTCAAGAAGCTCTTTACCAAGTCGGTCCTTAATGCTCCCACCTGGATTGTAGAACTCAAGTTTTGCAAAAAGTCGTACACCGTTAGGAAGATTGAAATTTACAATCTCTACCAACGGTGTATGACCAATCAATTCCTGTACGTTTTTGAAATACCTCATTGACGTGTGTTCCTCTCTAAAGAAAACTTGGCAAATCCAAGCCTAAGTCGATGGCTGAGCCATAGTTGCACTTATACTGGAATCCCTCGGTTTTACCTAGTTGAAAAGTTACACTTTCCATGTATTAAGAAAACTTATTCTTCGCCGAAAACATCTTTCCATTCGCTACGTTTTGCAAGCATGTCACGGGCAATAACC
This Pseudalkalibacillus berkeleyi DNA region includes the following protein-coding sequences:
- a CDS encoding PLP-dependent cysteine synthase family protein produces the protein MRYFKNVQELIGHTPLVEIVNFNLPNGVRLFAKLEFYNPGGSIKDRLGKELLEEAFTSGKLKPGGTVIEPTAGNTGIGLALAAVNKDVHVIFVVPEKFSEEKQELMRALGAEVINTDTDKGMRGAIEKAKELEQTIENAYYPAQFANPANPNTYYKSLAPEIYDALDGKVDIFLAGAGTGGTFMGTARYLKEQNQEIKTVIVEPEGSILNGAEPGPHKTEGIGMEFLPAYMDTSYFDAIHTVDDVDAFQRVKELAQKEGLLVGSSSGAALHAALIEAEKAEPGSHIVTIFADSSERYLSKKIYQGGM